In the Ipomoea triloba cultivar NCNSP0323 chromosome 6, ASM357664v1 genome, one interval contains:
- the LOC116021564 gene encoding transcription factor bHLH168-like, with translation MAHATETPPSSSGKLDRKTVERNRRIHMKNLCGKLVSLIPPQHLQPASSRELVSQQDQLDQAVTYIKQLKERVEKLKNVKKRKLVPARKEEEEEERCSGSAPASLKAPPILQVRDLGSSLEVNFISCCTKNFILHQVIKIVEEEGGQVVSAIFSTIGDKVFYTLHAQVKVTRLGMNTLEVYERLKKLIISQLPARQE, from the exons ATGGCTCATGCTACCGAAacaccaccatcatcatcagGAAAACTAGACCGGAAAACTGTGGAAAGGAACCGGAGAATTCACATGAAAAATCTCTGCGGAAAGCTTGTTTCTCTTATTCCTCCTCAACACCTCCAACCTGCATCATCCagg GAGTTGGTGTCGCAACAAGATCAACTTGATCAAGCAGTCACATATATTAAGCAGTTAAAAGAACGAGTAGAGAAACTAAAGAACGTGAAGAAGAGGAAATTAGTTCCAGcgagaaaagaagaagaagaagaagaaaggtgcAGCGGCAGCGCACCAGCTTCCTTAAAAGCTCCTCCGATTCTTCAAGTTAGAGATTTGGGTTCAAGCTTGGAAGTAAATTTTATAAGCTGTTGTACAAAAAATTTCATTCTGCATCAAGTTATCAAGATTGTGGAAGAAGAAGGAGGTCAAGTTGTGAGTGCAATCTTTTCTACCATTGGGGATAAGGTTTTCTATACACTCCATGCACAG GTAAAAGTTACTAGGTTAGGTATGAACACTTTAGAGGTTTATGAGAGGTTAAAGAAGCTAATAATCAGCCAATTGCCAGCTAGACAAGAATGA
- the LOC116021561 gene encoding uncharacterized protein LOC116021561: protein MKEMAQQAGSPVRSSYSNNSSLADIAARVVEEFRAENENDGEEFLYVGDLFCGLGGEASEEDLGKEAAKGLQDDDEEQNNDMDAGDDEQDEDEEFEFAFVPRDAELSLISTADQIFYNGQIRPVFPIFNPNYWESATGTSSMCNSSLSSSGDEQQQQKVSTPPQTMIRLPLRKLLLSEDQETPSSCSSSEADELEGIPEGTYCVWRPKEVKDEASASASPGKCKKSNSTGWRWRSKRWRLPDLVHRSNSHGKDTFVFLTKGEDKAGATKTANPNLTHYTKNRSGDKRRHSYLPYRQHLVGFFANVNGFSRNLQPF from the coding sequence ATGAAAGAAATGGCGCAGCAGGCGGGGAGTCCGGTGCGCAGTAGTTATTCCAATAATAGCAGCTTAGCGGATATTGCTGCCAGAGTCGTTGAAGAATTCAGAGCTGAAAATGAAAACGATGGTGAGGAGTTTTTATACGTTGGCGACCTGTTCTGCGGTCTCGGGGGAGAAGCTAGCGAAGAAGACCTAGGAAAAGAAGCAGCAAAAGGCCTgcaggatgatgatgaggagcaGAACAACGATATGGATGCTGGTGATGATGAACAAGATGAAGATGAGGAGTTTGAGTTCGCGTTTGTTCCCAGAGATGCGGAGTTGTCGCTCATTTCTACTGCAGATCAAATCTTCTACAACGGACAGATCCGCCCAGTTTTTCCGATCTTCAACCCTAATTATTGGGAATCTGCAACAGGCACCAGCAGCATGTGTAATTCTTCGTTGTCAAGTTCTGGCGATgagcagcagcagcagaaaGTTTCAACTCCGCCGCAAACGATGATTCGTCTGCCGTTGAGGAAGCTGCTGTTAAGTGAGGATCAGGAAACTCCGTCGTCGTGTTCATCCTCGGAGGCCGACGAGCTTGAGGGAATTCCGGAGGGGACGTACTGCGTTTGGAGGCCTAAAGAGGTGAAGGATGAGGCCTCGGCCTCGGCCTCGCCGGGAAAGTGCAAGAAGAGCAACTCAACAGGGTGGAGGTGGAGGTCGAAGCGGTGGAGGCTTCCAGACCTTGTTCACCGGAGCAACAGCCACGGGAAGGACACATTTGTCTTTCTCACAAAAGGGGAGGATAAGGCGGGGGCAACCAAAACTGCAAACCCCAATCTCACGCATTACACAAAAAACAGATCAGGAGATAAACGCCGCCACTCATATCTGCCGTACCGACAACATCTAGTGGGGTTCTTTGCTAACGTTAACGGATTTAGTAGGAATCTCCAGCCTTTCTAG
- the LOC116021806 gene encoding probable inactive poly [ADP-ribose] polymerase SRO5, with product MEMKEQPNPALPAVPMQLLFPLSIEESKSRILLSPKRRMECPSSSFMESLSVGSGEEEDPDVVSDCESGISGSPARREGEDKGCGAVAVENGLIRVHEDDRIHEIVSQKLVAGLGEVGNHTTIEAIHRNGFHSLTKKAKLQAFEIFAKAAEKESDGNANVRYAWFGASKEEINTIVSQGFLPYMINNGSYGHGIYLSPDHFPLGSVKCAVGDENGVQHLLLCRVILGKMEVVASGSGQWHPSSQEFASGVDDLVSPSKYIVWSSNMNTHILPQYVISFRVCSSGMQRNAAAFPLRKPTSPWISFPALISALAKYLPPQTMKLISKHHKDHRERKISRHEMIQNMRKLAGDDLLAAIIKAHRTKSQSGRS from the exons atggagatgAAAGAGCAACCGAATCCAGCTCTTCCCGCCGTTCCAATGCAACTACTATTTCCATTGTCAATCGAAGAGAGTAAATCCAGGATTTTATTGTCTCCCAAAAGAAGAATGGAGTGCCCTTCTTCTTCATTCATGGAAAGCTTGAGTGTTGGTAGTGGTGAGGAGGAAGATCCGGATGTGGTTTCCGATTGTGAAAGCGGGATTTCGGGTTCGCCAGCCCGGCGTGAAGGTGAAGATAAAGGCTGTGGTGCAGTTGCAGTGGAAAACGGGTTAATCAGAGTCCATGAAGACGATAGGATTCATGAGATTGTGAGTCAGAAGTTGGTGGCCGGTTTGGGTGAAGTGGGAAATCATACTACAATCGAGGCCATTCATAGGAATGGTTTTCATAGCTTGACGAAGAAGGCGAAGCTACAGGCTTTCGAGATTTTCGCGAAAGCCGCGGAGAAAGAGTCGGACGGCAATGCTAATGTGCGGTATGCTTGGTTTGGAGCTTCCAAGGAAGAGATAAACACCATTGTTTCTCAGGGTTTTCTTCCTTATATGATTAATAATGGAAGCTATGGCCATGGCATCTACCTCTCACCTGACCATTTTCCTCTTGGAAG TGTGAAATGTGCAGTGGGCGATGAGAATGGTGTACAACACTTATTGCTTTGCCGCGTGATACTGGGGAAGATGGAAGTTGTGGCATCCGGTTCTGGGCAGTGGCATCCCAGTAGCCAAGAGTTTGCTTCGGGGGTTGATGATTTAGTGTCTCCCAGCAAGTATATTGTGTGGAGCAGTAACATGAATACTCACATCTTGCCCCAATACGTCATCAGTTTCAGAGTCTGCAGCTCTG GGATGCAAAGAAATGCGGCGGCGTTTCCACTTCGGAAACCGACTTCGCCCTGGATTTCTTTTCCGGCTCTCATTTCTGCACTGGCTAAATACTTGCCTCCTCAAACCATGAAATTGATTTCCAAGCACCATAAGGATCATAGA GAGAGGAAAATCTCAAGACATGAGATGATACAGAATATGAGGAAGCTAGCTGGAGATGATTTGCTTGCTGCAATCATAAAAGCTCACCGGACAAAATCTCAGTCGGGAAGAAGCTAG